From Salinicoccus roseus, one genomic window encodes:
- a CDS encoding TlyA family RNA methyltransferase has translation MKKKSRIDDHLHEHFNLGTLEEVRRIIMAGKVLNNNQPVYKPSEIIDVNKADIRFKNIKPYVSRGGIKLDHAVKSFGMELSGKVVTDIGSSTGGFTDCALQKGAVHVYAVDVGTNQLDYRLRTDDRVTVMEQTNFKDTEAPQFNLKPDVFTIDVSFTSIIPILRHIIHLFRHEYVIVALIKPQFESYLEEREDSGIITSKETHENVIRRVLAECGSLGLSAEGLARSPITGTKGNIEYLFYLRHGEGEASTIEEEDIQHSVYG, from the coding sequence ATGAAAAAGAAATCAAGAATTGATGACCATCTCCATGAGCACTTCAATCTGGGCACCCTGGAGGAAGTCAGGCGGATCATCATGGCGGGAAAGGTGCTCAACAACAATCAGCCAGTCTACAAGCCATCCGAAATCATCGACGTCAATAAGGCGGATATACGATTCAAGAACATCAAACCATACGTGTCGAGGGGCGGCATCAAGCTTGACCATGCCGTAAAATCCTTCGGTATGGAGCTGTCCGGGAAGGTTGTCACCGATATCGGCAGTTCCACTGGCGGTTTTACGGACTGTGCCCTGCAAAAAGGTGCTGTACATGTTTATGCAGTCGATGTCGGCACCAACCAGCTCGACTACAGGCTTCGTACCGACGATCGTGTAACCGTCATGGAACAGACGAACTTCAAGGATACTGAGGCTCCCCAATTCAACCTGAAGCCGGATGTATTCACAATAGATGTGTCGTTCACATCCATCATTCCGATATTGCGCCATATCATTCATTTGTTCAGACATGAGTATGTGATCGTTGCGCTCATCAAGCCCCAGTTTGAATCCTACCTTGAAGAAAGGGAGGACAGCGGCATCATCACATCAAAGGAAACGCATGAGAATGTAATACGGCGTGTACTCGCAGAATGCGGGTCCCTCGGGCTTTCAGCGGAAGGGCTCGCCCGATCCCCGATCACCGGAACCAAAGGGAACATCGAGTATCTGTTCTACTTGAGGCATGGCGAGGGGGAAGCATCAACCATAGAAGAAGAGGACATTCAGCATAGTGTTTATGGCTGA
- the dxs gene encoding 1-deoxy-D-xylulose-5-phosphate synthase: MNLYSIKDPSFLKQKNDEELKILAQDVREFLIQSCSRTGGHIGANLGVVELTIALHKHFDSPDDRLIFDVGHQAYIHKILTGRISEFETLRQYKGLCGFPKMRESDHDVWEAGHSSTSLSAAMGIAKARDIKGEDHHVIPVIGDGALTGGMALEALNHIGSDRTNMTIILNDNEMSIAPNVGAMHNMLGRMRTNTQYNRVKHDIEDFLNRLPQVGSRLRDMADRIKDSMKYLVVDGVFFEELGIKYIGPVDGHDFAELSNAINISKDYKGPVVIHVITKKGKGYHPAEDDKLGKWHGLGPYKIDTGEVLGSKSTPSWSEFMSNTVLERAKKDERIVALTPAMPVGSKLIKFQNELPERFFDVGIAEQHAVTMSGGLAASGMRPYLAIYSTFLQRGYDQLLHDVDRQNLNVFLGIDRSGLVGADGETHQGVFDISFISPLPNMTLMMPKDEIEAEQMIDLAFEHEGPVALRYPRGNIKGIEAPAPREPLEYGSWETVMEGDDLSIISFGPTLDLAIDAAVALKEAGINAGVINARFIKPMDEEMLQSIGYAGKPVLTVEETMLNGGLGSMIAAFMADHGFKNGIRRIGIDNEYVEHGDVNKLLEDIGITTDNIILQSKTLLELENEKEIKN; the protein is encoded by the coding sequence ATGAATCTATATAGTATAAAAGACCCATCATTCCTGAAACAGAAGAATGATGAGGAACTAAAAATACTGGCACAGGATGTAAGGGAATTTCTGATCCAGTCATGCTCGAGGACAGGCGGCCATATAGGGGCCAACCTCGGTGTGGTGGAACTGACGATTGCCCTGCATAAGCATTTCGATTCGCCAGATGACCGGCTGATTTTCGATGTGGGTCATCAGGCTTATATTCATAAGATTCTCACCGGCCGGATCAGTGAGTTTGAAACGCTCAGACAATACAAGGGATTGTGCGGCTTTCCGAAGATGCGCGAATCCGACCATGACGTCTGGGAAGCGGGTCATTCATCCACCAGCCTATCGGCAGCCATGGGCATCGCAAAAGCGCGTGATATAAAAGGGGAGGACCACCATGTCATTCCCGTAATCGGTGACGGTGCACTGACAGGGGGCATGGCCCTTGAAGCACTCAACCACATCGGATCTGACAGGACGAACATGACCATCATCCTGAATGACAATGAGATGAGCATAGCGCCGAACGTCGGGGCGATGCACAACATGCTCGGCAGGATGCGCACGAACACGCAGTACAACAGGGTCAAGCATGATATAGAAGATTTCCTGAACCGTCTGCCCCAGGTGGGGTCGAGGCTCAGGGACATGGCGGACAGGATAAAGGACAGCATGAAGTACCTCGTCGTCGACGGCGTGTTCTTCGAAGAGCTCGGCATCAAGTATATCGGGCCGGTGGACGGCCATGACTTTGCGGAGCTGTCCAATGCGATAAACATTTCCAAGGACTATAAGGGTCCCGTGGTCATCCATGTCATCACCAAGAAGGGCAAGGGATATCATCCTGCCGAAGACGACAAACTCGGCAAGTGGCACGGCCTCGGGCCATACAAGATAGACACGGGTGAGGTGCTGGGCAGCAAGTCCACACCTTCATGGAGTGAATTCATGTCCAACACCGTCCTTGAGCGTGCCAAAAAGGATGAGCGGATCGTTGCATTGACACCCGCGATGCCTGTCGGCAGCAAGCTGATCAAGTTCCAGAATGAACTGCCTGAACGCTTCTTTGATGTCGGCATTGCCGAACAGCATGCAGTCACCATGTCGGGCGGCCTCGCTGCAAGCGGCATGCGCCCGTACCTTGCGATCTATTCCACATTCCTGCAGCGCGGATACGACCAGCTGCTGCATGATGTCGACCGTCAGAACCTGAACGTCTTCCTCGGCATCGACCGCAGTGGACTTGTCGGCGCTGATGGTGAGACCCACCAGGGTGTCTTCGACATCAGTTTCATCTCCCCACTGCCGAACATGACACTGATGATGCCGAAGGATGAGATTGAAGCGGAACAGATGATCGACCTCGCCTTCGAGCACGAAGGACCTGTCGCACTCAGGTATCCCCGCGGCAACATCAAAGGCATCGAAGCGCCTGCACCACGTGAACCTCTCGAATATGGCAGCTGGGAGACGGTCATGGAAGGGGACGACCTTTCCATCATCTCCTTCGGTCCGACATTGGACCTTGCGATAGATGCAGCAGTGGCACTCAAGGAGGCGGGCATCAATGCCGGCGTCATCAATGCCCGGTTCATCAAGCCGATGGATGAGGAGATGCTCCAATCCATCGGGTATGCAGGGAAACCGGTCCTCACAGTCGAGGAGACCATGCTGAATGGGGGGCTCGGCAGTATGATCGCTGCCTTCATGGCCGACCATGGATTCAAGAATGGAATCAGGCGGATCGGCATCGATAATGAATATGTAGAGCATGGGGATGTCAATAAGCTTCTGGAGGATATCGGCATCACTACAGATAATATCATCCTTCAGTCCAAAACCCTCCTGGAGCTGGAAAATGAAAAAGAAATCAAGAATTGA
- a CDS encoding polyprenyl synthetase family protein: MNRDMQAYLEATESRILAHLGENHVSDTIRVASSYSIKAGGKRFRPYLLFATLEALGEDPMKGADAAAAIEMIHTYSLIHDDLPAMDDDDYRRGKPTNHKVFGEAAAILAGDTLLTESFSIVSSDESLSADKRISIISRIASKAGFNGMIGGQMLDMEAEGKEISFSELEHIHQYKTGQLIVLPVECACIIADAPPETSGRLIAFAEKLGILFQIRDDILDVEGDMAVTGKEAGSDERKNKMTYVSTYGLEGAHRELAALTDEAAGLLDRLSENINTEELHNVLQMFAVRDQ; this comes from the coding sequence ATGAATAGAGATATGCAGGCATACCTTGAAGCAACCGAATCCCGCATTCTGGCACACCTCGGAGAGAATCATGTATCGGACACGATCCGTGTCGCGAGCAGCTATTCGATAAAGGCTGGCGGGAAAAGATTCCGTCCGTACCTCCTATTTGCCACACTTGAGGCGCTTGGGGAGGATCCGATGAAAGGTGCCGATGCTGCGGCAGCCATCGAGATGATCCATACCTATTCGCTCATCCATGATGATCTTCCTGCCATGGACGATGACGACTATAGGCGGGGGAAGCCGACGAACCATAAGGTGTTCGGTGAGGCGGCAGCCATCCTGGCGGGGGATACCCTGCTGACAGAGAGCTTCAGCATCGTATCATCAGATGAATCGCTTTCAGCGGACAAGCGCATTTCCATCATCAGCCGCATTGCATCAAAAGCCGGCTTCAATGGCATGATCGGTGGACAGATGCTCGATATGGAAGCTGAAGGGAAGGAAATCAGCTTCTCCGAGCTTGAACACATCCATCAGTACAAGACCGGCCAGCTGATCGTCCTTCCGGTGGAGTGTGCCTGCATCATTGCAGACGCGCCGCCGGAAACCAGCGGGCGGCTCATCGCGTTTGCCGAAAAACTGGGTATCCTCTTCCAGATCAGGGATGACATACTTGATGTCGAGGGGGACATGGCAGTTACGGGCAAGGAGGCAGGCAGTGATGAACGCAAAAACAAGATGACATACGTCAGCACCTATGGGCTGGAAGGCGCCCACAGGGAGCTTGCCGCCCTTACGGATGAAGCCGCCGGACTGCTCGACCGCCTGTCTGAAAACATCAATACAGAAGAACTTCATAATGTGCTGCAGATGTTTGCAGTGAGAGACCAATGA
- the xseB gene encoding exodeoxyribonuclease VII small subunit produces the protein MTETKSETFEEKMKHLEQIVKQLDEDEVSLEESLKLYQKGVELTAECEKILKDAELKVETLNRKGAEDE, from the coding sequence ATGACAGAAACCAAAAGTGAAACGTTTGAAGAGAAGATGAAGCACCTGGAGCAGATCGTCAAGCAGCTCGATGAAGATGAGGTTTCACTCGAAGAATCCCTCAAGCTTTATCAGAAAGGCGTCGAACTGACTGCGGAGTGCGAGAAGATATTGAAAGATGCCGAGCTGAAAGTCGAAACCTTGAACCGTAAGGGAGCAGAGGATGAATAG
- the xseA gene encoding exodeoxyribonuclease VII large subunit, translated as MENTKYLTVGALTKYLKYKFDQDPYLTRVFLKGELSNVKHHTSGHIFFALKDGSSVIRAIMFSRYANGMKFKPEEGQSVLIEGRVSIFESSGQYQIYAEKMEMDGIGLLFEQLEKDKKQLAEQGYFSKEHKKLLPKYPKTVTIVSSETGAAIKDMLTTLSRRYPLVEVTVINTLMQGTKSRQAVIDNLEHADALENDVVILARGGGSIEDLWTFNEKEVALKVFDMKTPVITGIGHETDTTLVDYISDMRAPTPTAAAEMAVPDQRDIMERLIQAQNFISDRIFRKLDVGRNQLDALSSYYKLKNPDLLYDQQAEKLVTLKDGLDDKMQQSIRERHYRLSALKEGVKYNTPEPAIRRSLEILDDRKSRLDRSMTIRTNESKHNLTRMVESLNSLSPTNVLLRGYSYTTGGGGIIKDAADLQPGDEVQTTFARGSIVSKVTEVNEDDRNQK; from the coding sequence ATGGAGAACACTAAGTATCTCACCGTCGGTGCACTGACCAAATATCTCAAATATAAATTCGACCAGGACCCGTATCTGACACGGGTCTTTCTCAAAGGTGAACTTTCAAATGTGAAGCACCACACGAGCGGCCATATATTCTTTGCACTGAAGGATGGCAGTTCGGTCATCCGAGCCATCATGTTCTCCCGATATGCCAATGGGATGAAGTTCAAGCCTGAAGAAGGCCAGAGTGTCCTCATCGAAGGCAGGGTCAGCATATTCGAATCCAGCGGCCAATATCAGATATATGCCGAAAAAATGGAGATGGACGGCATCGGACTCCTGTTTGAACAGCTGGAGAAGGACAAGAAGCAGCTTGCCGAACAGGGCTACTTTTCAAAGGAGCACAAAAAGCTCCTGCCGAAGTATCCGAAAACCGTCACCATCGTCAGTTCCGAGACGGGCGCAGCCATAAAGGATATGCTCACCACACTATCAAGGCGCTACCCGCTTGTCGAAGTGACCGTCATCAATACATTGATGCAGGGTACGAAGAGCAGACAGGCGGTGATCGACAACCTTGAGCATGCAGATGCGCTCGAGAATGACGTCGTCATCCTGGCGCGCGGCGGCGGATCGATAGAAGACCTCTGGACTTTCAATGAAAAGGAAGTGGCCCTCAAGGTCTTCGATATGAAGACACCCGTCATAACCGGCATCGGACATGAAACGGATACCACACTCGTGGACTACATATCCGATATGAGGGCGCCGACGCCTACAGCTGCTGCTGAAATGGCGGTACCGGATCAGAGGGACATCATGGAACGGCTGATCCAGGCCCAGAATTTCATCTCCGACCGCATCTTCAGGAAACTGGATGTGGGCAGGAACCAGCTAGATGCCCTGAGCAGCTACTATAAACTGAAGAACCCGGACCTCCTCTATGACCAGCAGGCCGAGAAGCTCGTCACCCTGAAGGATGGGCTGGACGACAAAATGCAGCAGTCCATCCGTGAAAGGCACTACCGCCTCTCAGCCCTGAAGGAAGGTGTGAAGTACAACACCCCTGAACCTGCCATACGGAGGAGCCTTGAAATATTGGATGACAGGAAGTCCCGGCTCGACCGGTCCATGACAATCAGAACGAACGAATCGAAGCACAACCTCACCCGCATGGTCGAAAGCCTGAACTCCCTGAGCCCCACCAATGTACTTCTGCGGGGCTATTCCTACACTACAGGCGGAGGCGGCATCATCAAGGATGCCGCAGACCTGCAGCCGGGCGACGAAGTGCAGACGACTTTTGCACGGGGAAGCATTGTATCGAAAGTGACAGAGGTGAACGAAGATGACAGAAACCAAAAGTGA
- the nusB gene encoding transcription antitermination factor NusB, translated as MNRHEQRKKIFQIIFQVDHGLVGVEETAFHHLYRDYDYIRQIVDYFLENSEAVDRDISDHLTSYTLERIPKVERNILRTAISELLHGDSPQRVVINEAILLTKLYGEKDGYRFVNGVLKNFITETDEQSNGEH; from the coding sequence ATGAACAGACACGAGCAACGTAAAAAAATCTTCCAGATCATCTTCCAGGTCGACCACGGCCTGGTTGGGGTGGAGGAGACCGCATTCCATCATCTCTACAGGGACTACGATTACATCAGGCAGATCGTGGACTATTTCCTCGAAAACAGTGAGGCTGTCGATCGCGACATAAGTGATCATCTGACCAGCTACACACTTGAAAGGATCCCGAAGGTCGAACGCAATATCCTGAGGACGGCAATCTCCGAACTGCTCCATGGTGATTCTCCGCAGAGGGTCGTCATCAATGAAGCGATCCTGCTCACCAAACTGTATGGGGAGAAGGATGGATACCGTTTTGTGAACGGCGTCCTGAAGAATTTCATCACCGAAACGGATGAACAATCCAATGGAGAACACTAA
- a CDS encoding Asp23/Gls24 family envelope stress response protein gives MRIQEDKTNLGNIEISPEVLEVIASIAVTETDGVHALQNNFASGNFEKIGKKYRGRGVKVETRDNEVRLSIYVSLSADRNVHETAERIQKNVSQTIRNMTEHDVKEVNVHIVNIK, from the coding sequence ATGAGAATTCAGGAAGACAAGACAAATCTTGGGAATATAGAGATATCACCAGAGGTGCTCGAAGTGATTGCCAGCATTGCGGTTACCGAAACTGATGGTGTGCATGCGTTGCAGAACAACTTTGCCAGTGGAAACTTCGAAAAGATAGGCAAGAAGTACAGGGGCCGCGGCGTAAAGGTGGAAACCAGGGACAATGAAGTCAGGCTCTCCATCTATGTTTCTCTTTCCGCAGATCGCAACGTACATGAAACGGCTGAGCGCATACAGAAGAATGTCAGCCAGACGATACGGAACATGACGGAGCATGATGTCAAAGAAGTCAATGTACACATCGTAAATATTAAATAA
- the accC gene encoding acetyl-CoA carboxylase biotin carboxylase subunit → MNKILVANRGEIAVRIIRACTELGIDSVSIYSEADKDSLHRKIATESYCVGPKLSKDSYLDMISIITIAKKTGCDAIHPGYGFLAENSDFAEMCEASNIIFIGPMHETIALMGVKDVAKDTMKKAGVPTVPGSEGVVASVEEAKQIAEEIGYPVIIKASYGGGGKGIRVARDEASLIQNYKMTEQEAESAFGNKSLYIEKYIENFRHIEIQVLGDYHGNVVHLGERDCTIQRRMQKLVEEAPSPVLSEQKRMEMGETAVTAAKSIDYIGAGTIEFIYDLNEDRFYFMEMNTRIQVEHPVTEMITGIDLVKMQIKVARREPIPFKQEEIEFRGHAIELRINAENPYKNFMPSAGKIREFITPGGYGVRLDSACYSGYVIPPYYDSMIAKLITHADSREEAIQTALRALGEFKIGGVDTTIPFHTNLLLHQSFRSNDYNTDFLSNHDIMN, encoded by the coding sequence ATCAATAAGATACTAGTAGCCAACCGCGGGGAGATTGCCGTCCGCATCATCAGGGCATGTACGGAACTGGGCATCGACTCGGTCAGTATATATTCTGAAGCAGACAAGGACAGCCTTCACCGGAAGATCGCCACTGAATCCTACTGCGTCGGACCCAAGCTCTCCAAGGACAGCTACCTCGACATGATCAGCATCATCACCATCGCCAAAAAGACCGGATGTGACGCCATCCATCCAGGATACGGCTTCCTTGCCGAAAACAGCGATTTTGCCGAAATGTGCGAAGCCTCCAACATCATATTCATCGGACCCATGCATGAGACCATCGCGCTCATGGGTGTCAAGGATGTCGCCAAGGATACGATGAAGAAGGCAGGCGTACCGACTGTTCCAGGCAGCGAAGGTGTGGTCGCCTCCGTTGAAGAAGCGAAGCAGATTGCCGAGGAGATCGGTTATCCGGTCATCATCAAGGCAAGCTATGGCGGCGGCGGCAAGGGAATCCGTGTTGCACGTGATGAAGCCTCCCTCATCCAGAACTACAAAATGACCGAACAGGAGGCGGAGAGTGCCTTCGGCAACAAGAGCCTCTATATCGAAAAGTACATCGAGAACTTCCGTCACATCGAAATACAGGTGCTCGGGGATTATCACGGGAACGTCGTCCACCTGGGCGAGCGCGATTGTACAATCCAGCGTCGCATGCAGAAGCTTGTCGAAGAGGCGCCGAGTCCGGTACTTTCGGAACAGAAGCGTATGGAGATGGGTGAAACCGCAGTGACTGCCGCCAAAAGCATCGACTATATCGGTGCCGGCACGATCGAGTTCATCTATGACCTGAATGAGGACCGTTTCTACTTCATGGAGATGAATACACGCATCCAGGTCGAACATCCCGTCACAGAGATGATCACGGGCATAGATCTGGTCAAGATGCAGATAAAGGTCGCCAGAAGGGAGCCGATACCTTTCAAGCAGGAGGAGATCGAGTTCAGGGGCCATGCCATCGAACTGCGCATCAATGCCGAGAACCCGTACAAGAACTTCATGCCGTCGGCAGGAAAGATCCGTGAATTCATCACACCAGGCGGCTACGGCGTCCGGCTCGATTCAGCATGCTACTCCGGATACGTCATCCCGCCGTACTACGATTCGATGATCGCCAAGCTCATTACACATGCCGATTCAAGGGAAGAAGCCATTCAGACCGCGCTTCGAGCACTTGGTGAGTTCAAGATCGGCGGGGTGGATACGACCATTCCGTTCCATACGAACCTGCTGCTCCATCAATCATTCAGATCGAATGATTATAATACTGATTTCCTCTCAAATCATGATATAATGAATTGA
- the accB gene encoding acetyl-CoA carboxylase biotin carboxyl carrier protein, with translation MKLEYIDELISKMEKASLTELSYKDGEVDIKLKRDSMNEQQNTPAPVSAAPQQPKPAQSTEPAPKEEGKVIKAPMVGTFYKASSPEADAYVKVGDKVENSTVVCILEAMKLFNEIQAEISGEIVEILVEDGEMVEYDQPLFRVQ, from the coding sequence ATGAAACTCGAATATATTGATGAACTGATTAGTAAAATGGAAAAAGCCTCCCTGACCGAGCTTTCGTACAAGGATGGAGAAGTCGACATCAAGTTGAAGCGTGACAGCATGAATGAACAGCAGAATACACCTGCACCCGTATCCGCTGCACCGCAGCAGCCCAAGCCGGCGCAGAGTACGGAACCTGCTCCAAAAGAGGAGGGCAAAGTCATCAAGGCACCGATGGTCGGTACATTCTACAAAGCTTCCTCCCCGGAGGCCGATGCCTATGTGAAAGTCGGCGACAAGGTCGAGAATTCAACGGTCGTATGCATTCTCGAAGCAATGAAGCTGTTCAATGAGATCCAGGCGGAAATTTCCGGTGAAATCGTCGAAATCCTCGTGGAAGATGGAGAAATGGTTGAATACGACCAGCCATTGTTCAGAGTACAATGA
- the efp gene encoding elongation factor P, with product MISVNDFKTGLTVEVDGGIWRVVEFQHVKPGKGAAFVRSKLRNLRTGAIQEKTFRAGEKVGRAQIDNRKMQYLYADGDAHVFMDNNTYDQVELQASALQEELKYLKENMNVSLIMYEGETLGVELPKSVELQVSETEPGIKGDTASGATKSATLETGLVLQVPLFVNEGDMLVISTDDGSYVSRA from the coding sequence ATGATTTCAGTCAATGATTTCAAAACAGGACTAACAGTGGAAGTGGACGGCGGCATCTGGAGGGTAGTCGAATTCCAGCATGTCAAACCGGGTAAAGGGGCTGCATTCGTAAGAAGCAAGCTCAGAAACCTCAGAACAGGTGCAATTCAGGAGAAGACATTCCGCGCAGGTGAAAAGGTCGGCCGCGCACAGATCGACAACAGGAAGATGCAGTATCTCTACGCAGATGGGGATGCCCATGTATTCATGGACAACAACACATACGACCAGGTCGAACTCCAGGCTTCAGCACTCCAGGAAGAATTGAAGTATCTCAAGGAGAACATGAACGTCTCCCTGATCATGTACGAAGGGGAGACACTGGGTGTGGAACTTCCAAAATCAGTGGAACTGCAGGTCTCCGAAACTGAGCCGGGCATCAAGGGTGATACGGCAAGCGGTGCGACAAAATCCGCAACGCTCGAGACCGGCCTTGTGCTCCAGGTTCCACTTTTCGTCAATGAAGGGGATATGCTGGTCATCAGCACGGATGACGGCAGCTACGTTTCCCGTGCATAA
- a CDS encoding M24 family metallopeptidase — protein sequence MIKFDKVRTLIDKNNLDAILVMSGYNRRYLTGFTGSSGAAIITKEGRFLISDFRYKAQAANQAEHFEFVLQDKGLLDFIMEFLETKGLRTIGFEGQHVNYNTYAQLDAKFELVPLNNEIERIRMYKTSDEVSLIRKACEIADETYEHILKFIKPGQSELEVRNELEHHMRKLGAEGSSFDIIVASGERGALPHGVASDKKIEAGEMVTLDFGAYYEGYASDITRSFGVGSVTEEMEKVHDIVLTSQLAALDGIRTGMTGREADAIARDIITEQGYGENFGHSLGHGFGLEVHEMPGLAKSSDMVLEKDMCVTVEPGIYIDGVGGVRIEDDCILTDGGLEKLSHSSKELFII from the coding sequence ATGATTAAATTTGATAAGGTCAGAACCCTGATCGACAAGAACAACCTGGATGCCATACTCGTCATGAGTGGCTACAACCGGCGCTACCTCACGGGATTCACCGGTTCCAGCGGCGCTGCAATCATTACGAAGGAAGGCCGTTTCCTCATATCGGACTTCAGGTACAAGGCACAGGCAGCCAATCAGGCCGAGCACTTCGAATTCGTCCTTCAGGATAAGGGGCTCCTTGATTTCATCATGGAATTCCTGGAGACAAAAGGGCTTCGGACGATCGGCTTTGAAGGCCAGCATGTGAACTATAATACTTATGCACAGCTGGACGCGAAATTCGAACTCGTGCCGCTTAACAATGAAATCGAAAGAATCCGGATGTATAAGACATCGGACGAGGTTTCACTGATAAGGAAAGCATGTGAAATTGCCGATGAGACGTATGAACACATCCTGAAGTTCATCAAGCCCGGCCAGAGCGAACTTGAGGTGCGGAATGAACTCGAGCACCATATGCGCAAGCTTGGTGCGGAAGGTTCAAGCTTCGATATCATAGTGGCCAGCGGCGAGCGTGGCGCACTGCCCCATGGGGTCGCCTCCGATAAGAAGATCGAGGCCGGCGAGATGGTGACGCTCGACTTCGGTGCATACTATGAAGGCTATGCTTCCGATATCACAAGATCATTCGGTGTCGGATCTGTGACGGAAGAAATGGAAAAAGTGCATGATATTGTGTTAACATCACAATTGGCCGCATTGGATGGAATCAGAACCGGCATGACGGGAAGGGAAGCTGATGCGATCGCCCGTGATATCATCACGGAGCAGGGCTACGGTGAAAACTTCGGTCACTCGCTCGGCCATGGCTTCGGACTCGAGGTCCATGAAATGCCGGGACTCGCCAAATCCAGTGATATGGTGCTTGAAAAGGACATGTGCGTGACAGTGGAGCCGGGCATCTACATCGATGGCGTCGGCGGCGTCCGCATAGAAGATGACTGCATCCTTACTGACGGGGGACTTGAAAAACTTTCCCACAGCAGTAAAGAGCTGTTCATCATATGA
- a CDS encoding DUF1385 domain-containing protein, with product MDKPKFGGQAVVEGVMFQSQNSMVTAIRRNNDEIEYFEMERPEKEWVKKLKKIPILRGNVAIIESSIYGMKHMEFAADRFERAPEDDGEIAQEKQEANTAKIVLSTVIVGILSFLVGKFLFTLIPVFIAEVFSGIVTSHAGQVFLESFFKLILLLVYIYVISMTPMIRRLFQYHGAEHKVINTFEGEKELTIDNVQAHSRLHYRCGSSFILFTVLVGFVVYMFVPVDPLYVRVLNRIALIPVVIGLSFEFLQFTNRVRHIPVLKWLGIPGLMLQLLTTKQPDDHQVEVAIKSFNKLLRSV from the coding sequence ATGGATAAACCGAAATTCGGCGGCCAGGCAGTGGTCGAAGGCGTCATGTTCCAGTCGCAGAACAGTATGGTGACGGCAATCCGCCGGAACAATGATGAAATAGAGTATTTTGAAATGGAACGCCCCGAGAAGGAATGGGTGAAGAAGCTCAAGAAGATTCCGATACTGAGGGGCAACGTGGCAATCATAGAGTCCAGCATCTATGGCATGAAGCATATGGAATTTGCGGCTGACCGCTTTGAGAGGGCACCGGAGGATGACGGGGAGATTGCACAGGAGAAGCAGGAGGCCAACACGGCCAAAATCGTCCTTTCCACAGTGATTGTAGGAATACTCTCATTCCTCGTAGGGAAGTTCCTCTTCACCCTGATCCCCGTCTTCATCGCCGAAGTGTTTTCCGGAATCGTCACATCACATGCCGGACAGGTATTTTTGGAGTCCTTCTTCAAACTGATCCTGCTGCTTGTCTATATCTATGTGATTTCGATGACGCCGATGATCAGGCGGCTCTTCCAGTACCATGGTGCAGAGCATAAGGTGATCAACACCTTTGAAGGTGAAAAGGAGCTGACGATCGATAATGTACAGGCACATTCCCGCCTGCATTACCGATGCGGGAGTTCTTTCATCCTCTTCACTGTACTCGTCGGCTTTGTAGTGTACATGTTCGTTCCGGTCGATCCCCTGTATGTCAGGGTCCTCAACCGGATTGCACTCATCCCGGTCGTGATCGGCCTGTCGTTCGAATTCCTCCAGTTCACGAACCGTGTCAGGCACATTCCCGTGCTCAAATGGCTTGGTATCCCGGGGCTGATGCTTCAGCTTCTGACCACAAAGCAGCCCGACGACCATCAGGTCGAAGTAGCGATCAAATCTTTCAACAAATTATTAAGGAGCGTATGA
- a CDS encoding SA1362 family protein — protein MKKFLLYLVLAIAALGLITNLDYFMGMIVNSLIFLLVLGLIMYGIYYFFVLTPSQRKYRKALRKSKRKYRKMNR, from the coding sequence ATGAAAAAGTTCCTGCTGTATCTGGTGCTTGCGATAGCGGCACTGGGTCTTATAACCAACCTCGATTACTTCATGGGCATGATCGTCAACTCCCTGATATTCCTCCTTGTACTTGGTCTGATCATGTATGGCATCTATTATTTCTTCGTACTTACACCAAGCCAGAGGAAATACAGGAAAGCACTGAGGAAGTCCAAGAGGAAATACAGGAAAATGAACAGATAG